Proteins encoded by one window of Actinocorallia herbida:
- a CDS encoding TadE/TadG family type IV pilus assembly protein translates to MARPAARARGSMSLELVLMTPVLIILFLFLVLVGRLVNVQSQLDGAARDGARAATVARNEGDAQTFAIQAVNESIAGTSFCVGGAAQTAVDTALFAPGGQVTVTVTCTTDLTGLGLVPFAGDPVRTGTASAPVDTYRRMD, encoded by the coding sequence ATGGCGCGGCCCGCCGCGCGCGCCCGGGGCAGCATGTCGCTGGAACTCGTGCTGATGACCCCCGTCCTGATCATCCTGTTCCTCTTCCTCGTGCTCGTCGGCCGGCTGGTGAACGTGCAGAGCCAGCTCGACGGCGCGGCGCGGGACGGGGCGCGCGCCGCGACGGTCGCCAGGAACGAGGGGGACGCTCAGACGTTCGCGATCCAGGCCGTCAACGAGTCCATCGCGGGGACCAGCTTCTGCGTCGGCGGGGCGGCGCAGACCGCGGTGGACACCGCGCTGTTCGCGCCGGGCGGTCAGGTCACCGTCACCGTCACCTGCACCACCGATCTGACCGGCCTCGGCCTCGTGCCGTTCGCGGGCGATCCGGTGCGGACGGGCACCGCGTCGGCCCCGGTCGACACCTACCGGCGGATGGATTGA
- a CDS encoding TadE/TadG family type IV pilus assembly protein: MREGPARKRSAKGATALEWALLTPVIILVILISIQFAMVFHANHIALSAAQSGARAARVLGADGDWQGAGIAAATNSVNQLGPNVLTGVAVTPLGDGNYDRGFEVTGTAVTVVPGMTFTVTKQAVGAVECFRPDVGEAMNCED, encoded by the coding sequence GTGCGCGAAGGACCCGCGCGCAAGAGGAGCGCGAAAGGGGCGACCGCGCTGGAGTGGGCGCTGCTCACCCCCGTGATCATCCTCGTGATCCTCATCAGCATCCAGTTCGCCATGGTCTTCCACGCCAACCACATCGCGCTGTCGGCCGCGCAGTCGGGCGCCAGGGCGGCCCGTGTGCTCGGCGCGGACGGCGACTGGCAGGGCGCCGGCATCGCCGCGGCGACGAACTCGGTGAACCAGCTCGGTCCGAACGTGCTCACCGGCGTCGCCGTGACGCCCCTGGGCGACGGGAACTACGACCGTGGCTTCGAGGTGACGGGCACCGCGGTGACCGTCGTGCCGGGGATGACGTTCACCGTCACCAAGCAGGCGGTCGGCGCCGTCGAGTGCTTCCGGCCGGACGTGGGCGAGGCGATGAATTGCGAGGACTGA